ggattattatcaatttatatagaaaaaataactaaatctTAAGTATTCTTTGACCAAAtggatttttttcaattgaagAATCAAACGTAGCTTTCTTAATCAAGAATAGATGCAAATTCCCTTACTGAACCTATACTTTGTATATGTATGGTTCATGATCCTACttctaaaataaataagagtttaaaagaaaaaaatctaacCACTCAAAAATACtccatctttttaatttttttatttatatttcaaatttttaaaatcgtcaattctATCAGATTTttcaattatcaattttaattgtatccATTTTTCACATTAGAGTTTTTTGCTCtgataaaagttcaatttttttttcatatttgacaTTTAGTCTATATAAATTCttaatattcaaaaatgtaCTAAAACTGAAACTATGTTTCAAATATAAAGGACATCTAAATCTTTTTTCCAatacttaaaatttaatttaaagaaatGAGTTCATTTGAAATTGGGAAATGAGGTAAATTTTCCGATTATATAAAGTtcacaaaataaagaaaaactaaaaaatgtgtagtattttaaaataattaagcttAAAAAAACTCTATGTTTTATGATGATATAGAATTTAGTCTTCTGAATACAATAGTCAATAGgttcttcatctttttttacACACATACGTGCGTGTGTGTTTTTATGAAGATATCCTTTATGTAATTTGGCTAGttggattttataatataatatggtTATATATTTTCATTAGCATTATGCCGTTTGTCTAGATATTTATAATATAGTTCAAtcccttaatttatttttattggagACCACTCGGCATTCTTTTATCTGTCTGTAATATTCTCTTGGAATCGTAATAAATTTCTTGTCAAAAACTTTAAATATGACATATGaccttaaaattttatgaaaatagcGGACTATGTTGTTGTGAAGTGACATTATTAGGTAACCAATTGTTTAAGAAGAacaaatatttagaatacaATTTTTAGTTATTAGTTATTGCTCTTAAAGTGTAATGGtgatcaattttatatttaataaatttaaattcttagataatcttattaatttaattactaataaatatGTCATCTTAATTCTATTTTTTCTATCTTAAAATGATTATATAAATTTGGTTAGGACTATGCAAGAGTAGAGAAGTACATTCATCCTGGTCAAAAGTGGTTGGAAGCGCACTTTCAAAAAAATGCTCCAATTCTGAACTATgtaattagtataaaaaaatcatctattgaaatttaatgttttaacGTTCGTCACCGATTAAATTTCTTGACCATGCCACTGGAAATATTCATAAaatctataatttataatagttttattttaaatatataatttgttcTTAGTGACGATAACAACAACTAACACAAATCGACCCGAATAGCCTGAGAAGCTTCGATAtatgatgattataaaatttaaagaggataccaaaatccaataaaatatggTGGGAGAATAGATCCAATAAAATATGGTGGGAAAAGGATTTATGTGAATTTCTGTGCTTATTATTGAAGTAATTGTTTTCTTGTATTGTCTTATCATTTTATTGATGTCACTTGCTTGACATCAACTCCATGACATCTAAGTTGTAGCCAATCAAGAACGCAAATTCTAAATTTGTCCTAATTATTGAAGTTTTATAACTATAATTATTCCTTGAAAGTGTAGTTTAAGATTCTGTTTTAGTAAGACCAAAATCTTGGGTAGCTTCTTGACCCACTCTAAGgttaagtaataaaaaaaatgagttgtgaaaaatgaaaattaattagcAGAACACAACTCATAAATGGGCCAAGCCGAGATTGAATTAGACCAAGCGTGACTTCTGAGTGTGTTACacagattttatttattttaattaataaatttttaatatgcgtgaaaataaaaaaaaaggacgAAGAAAGCAATATACACTAacttgaattttaaataaaagacaatataaagagattaattttaagaattattattaataaaaaatgaacaaaatttTGAAGAgtaaaaaatgaacaatattAGCAGtgcggagggagtattatttactgttaaaatttaaagtaaattatAAGATGTGATGTATCTGATTAGTAGTATCCTTGAAAATattgaaatagaaaatattaaaaagacagaaaataataatttataagatGATTaagtattttctaaaaaaagaaATGAAGTGTCCAAATTGCAAATTCTATAAATTTCCGTAGCTGAATGGACCGTAGAAATTGAGATCTAAAGTTCAAAAGTCCAGCACTTATATAACATCTGTAGGCTCAGCCCATAATACCATCATCTAGTTCAATAAAAAGTGAACAGTCTAGGGTTCTGTATCGGTCGATTCGGTCTTAGAATCGGCCAAAACCGACAAActgaaatttgataaaaatacaaACCAACTGAACAGAACTGTAAGTTCAGACCGCATCAAACCAAATgaaaacatttcgatttattttgggTTGGTTAATAACTGaagttaatattaatattttttattttaatgttaaaaaaaatattgaaattatttaaaatttgttattcaTTTGTtggttatgttttttttatgacCATAAAGTGTACTAAACGAATTCCAATTATCAAACAGCATTTTTGAATCTTCCACATTTAGATAAATTCTCAATTGAGCCGGCTAGGttctttaaaaaaagaaaaactctaACCCTAATGGCTGTATATATAAATACGGTTTCAACCTATAATCTCATTTAACTTAGGAGAGCGCCTTACCGACTCACCTTGTCAGCGGACATTAAGTAGTATCaaaataaaaccgaaaatcaaacTTTTATGTTAAGACAAACCTAACCAAGCTGTTACCAAGTTTTTTTTGTCGGAAGCTGTTACCAAGTAACTGAACTATTTTAGGATTTAGATTCAGTTTGGTTGGATTgagtttttgcacacccctgaACACTAAGCATCATTACCAGAGGAAATCAGGAAAAGATTGAAACTTTCTCAATAAAATCAGCAAAAAGTACAGGAAAATGGGTGTTTTAGCAGCAATTGGAGTGTTAGTTCCATTCCCATATTACTACTGGCTATGGACAAACCCACAAAAATGGGTTAATCTGTGTGGAAAAGGGAGGGACCCATGTAAGGTTATGGCCTATGTTTCTCATTTCATGAAGCTGCTTCAGTTCATTTCACTCTACTCAGTTTCTTCTCTTTCTTGGCCCCCTTCTCCATATTTCTGGCCTTTCTTTGGATTTGGTCAGTTTCTTAACTTCAGGTCAGTCATCAAATCTTCCAATCATTTAAGGGTATtcttcaaattatcaaaaagttttaatcttttagcattttgaatattttgttgtaatttctttttttggtGAGTGTAAATCTTGATTCATGGTAGCATGGCCATTtgtttactattagtttactatcggtttactattTATTTAGGTTAGACTCCCACACTCCGACCAAGTTGTCTTGTGCTCAAATGTTTAATTGACCAAATGTGAGTGTCAATGATTGAACTTTGGATTTTTCGATCATGGAGGCTCTGATATTTTATGTCGAATAGCCAATTAACTCGAAAAGTTTAAGTTGTTAGATGAGGATGTGACTTTTGTTTTATAATCTCAAACAATATGTGATCTTCAAATGGAACTTTACATGTGTTTggaactttattatttttcattaacaTCTCTGATAATATTTGATCACAAAAATGAAGCACAGATAGAAGCAATTTCAGTTAGTTTCTAGTCACATGACTTTCTGCTTTGTACTAGAAGAGCTAGCTTAAAACCATGAAAAAACCTGCTTCAGGAAACATAAGGAGTGTGCTCACtctcatattatttttttgctGATTTTTGTTGTCAAATCATTTGTTTAAAATTTCTTTCCGCGAGAGCTTTGCTTGTGCaactctcaaaattattcaGAAACTTGTGCCATTCAGTTTGGTGAGGTGAAACAACTGTGCAATTCTCGTTTTCATTTAGCAGAAATTCAATGAACTATGTTCACGTAAGTGTTTTAGCTGCTTCTGTTCTAAGTAATTTGTTTGTACATTGATGTGGATTATATGACCTCTATATGCAATTGATGGCTTTAACAACAGGGTATACCAATTGCTTGGTGAATCGGGTACTTATTATGGTGTGCGTTTTGGAAAGAACATCCCCTGGGTGACACAGTTTCCTTTTGGGTTTATAAGAGATCCTCAGTACGTTGGAAGCGTTTTGAGTCTTCTTGCCTGTCTTTGTTGGATCCCCTTCCCATACATTCTTCTGTGGTGTCTGGGATATGTGTTCATGATATATGTGGAATCAAAAGAGGATCCAGCTTCTCGCGCAAAGTTACTTTCTTGATTACAGTAGTCGCAGTTCACTACGAAAGCTAATGGCATAAACAAAAATGGaggttttttttccttctttgtCTTGCCTTTTATCTAGTTTTGAAGCATTACTGAACAACACATTTTGTACCATTATCTTTCTTTTACAATAATTTGGATTGGATTGccaataattttgttttgatgGGAATTCAATAAAAAGGTTGTTCCTTGTTCCGcttatgatttgtttttttcaCGAGAATTGCAGAAAAGTAGACCTTATTTATGTGGATGAGGCACTTGCAGCAGCAATGCTTGGCTTCATCTGTTAAATAACTTGAGCATTAATATACGTTGGCCCTGTTCTCTGAGATCTTTTGTACAAATTGACATCTGTTGATATATCCTTCTAATGATTGGAGTGTCATGTACATATGGAGACTAAGATTGGGGAGAGGAGACAAAAGAAAAtgggaaaagagaaaaaaaaattgaaattggaAAAATTAATATCGATTAGATCAAGTCCTCTGCTATGCAAGAGCTAGGGACAAATCCAAAATCTGCATTGCTTGTTTGATTTCTCCAAGATCAATGTCCTTTAATTTGCCAGTTTTAGACGAGACGATAGTGCATTTCTTCTCCTCTGCATTAGGAATAAATAATTTACCTTTCTCTTCAGAGCCGAACAGGGCAATGCTGCAAAAGATCCACCACAAACACCTAGGTGAGTATGACAAATTCCTAGTGCTTATACATAATTTTGAGCTTTTAGTAACTAAGAATTTACCTAGGTTTCTCTCTTGCATTCGCAAGTTGGATTGCTGCTGTATTTGTAGCGATTACACCAGCCGAGTCATTAATGAGTGCTGCCAGCTGGGACAAAAAAAATGCTTTAGTTTAATCTATTTTCCTAGTTGATTTCATGCATTTTCTACATCACACATGTTGGTGCCACTGCTTGTTTGACTGTAATCTTAAACTGATGATGCTGTTCTAAAATTTATGTGAGATGTGAAGTTAAAATAATCTGCAACCAATCGTTGAACAAACAATTGGTATCATTGGCCTTTTTAGTCTCTGAATTAATGATTAAACCTATTTTCTTGCAGCTACGTCTAACTGTCGCTTTTCTAACTTCTCCCCAACCTTTCTGCGAAACATCTTGATTATCAGAATATCAATAGAAGAACAACATACCTGTCCTGGAGTAGTGATGAAGACAATACTGGTTTTATCTCCTACTATTTCCTCCAcgttttctctttctttctcaTGTGGAATGACGAAAACAGGCTTATAACCCCTGCTTGCAAGTTAACCATTAATGTTTGTATCGACAGAATTCTATATCTATATCTCCCTTTAGACTATTTCTGCTGAAACTAATGGATACATTCCAAATGCAATTCCTGCACTTTTAACATCTATGTAATGAAACTGAGAGAAAAATTTACCTTATAGCTTCAGCTATTTCAGCCCATGTTTGTAGAGACAACAAGCTATCCATATCCCCTCTAGACTGCATTGACGCCTTTGAATCCGATTCTATCCCGTGAATTACAATGTATTTCCCTTTCTCTGCACCTGCTGCTCTATATTTTGCTTCTACAAACTCTTTCAGCTTTCTTGATATCGATACTTTTAGCGGAGGCACTGGTTGCCTAGGCACGCTTCGGAAAGGTCTTCCAAGCCAATCAAGCATCTGACGATACCTGAACGAACCATATCCGATTCATGAACGAAACTAGAACAAAACTATGTCCGATTCAAATTCGCTGAGGTAAAATTCTACTAATTTCCCATTTACCGTATTGATTTAATATCAAATACTTACATGTGAAATCCATCTTCTGAAAGATTCATCGTATTAGCAGTAAATGTTTGTGTTAAAAGTAATCCTGCCCCTGCT
This window of the Mercurialis annua linkage group LG5, ddMerAnnu1.2, whole genome shotgun sequence genome carries:
- the LOC126681071 gene encoding phosphatidyl-N-methylethanolamine N-methyltransferase; translation: MGVLAAIGVLVPFPYYYWLWTNPQKWVNLCGKGRDPCKVMAYVSHFMKLLQFISLYSVSSLSWPPSPYFWPFFGFGQFLNFRVYQLLGESGTYYGVRFGKNIPWVTQFPFGFIRDPQYVGSVLSLLACLCWIPFPYILLWCLGYVFMIYVESKEDPASRAKLLS